The genomic region ATCAAATATTGTAATATGTATGGTGCCAtttgggtactagaaatatcagagggagccctaaccggtttggctcagtggatagagcatcagcctgtggactgaagggtcccaggttcgattccagtcaagggcacataccagtgCGGCTTGATTCCCAGCTCTGGTtagggcgcatacaggaggcaaccaattgatgtgtctctcattgatgtttctctctgtctccccctcctttccactttctctaaaaatcaatggaaaaatatccttggatgaggattaagaaatatcagggggaacactttgtaaagtatatgaataTCTAACCAGTATGCTAAACACCTGAaattagtacaaaataatattgactataaactgtaattaaaaaaaataaaaataatttaaaaatatatattttattgatttttttacagagaggaagggagagggatagagagttagaaacatcgatgagagagaaacatcgatcagccgcttcctgcacaccccacactggggatgtgcccgcaatcaaggtacatgccctcgaccggaatcgaacctgggacctcccagtccgcaggccgacgctctatccactgagccaaaccggtttcggcaataaaaatagtttttaaaaagaaaaattattcttttcaatTAGAAGCAGGAACCATAAAAGGATAAAGCTAGGAGCACATGTTGAGGACCTTAGTAGGTATGAAGCACAAGTGAAGTCTTGTAAAGACCTTAGAGTAATCTAATCTAACCCCCTGTTTAATGCATGATAATAGAATGATCACACTAAACGCTGATCACCTTCCTTCCCTAAACACGCAAACCCACAaatgcccaccctccctccagatTCGGGTGGGTGTGGAGTGGGTGCCACAGAGAGTCAATAGATGGAAGTCTAAATGGAGTTGGAGAGGAGTTGTTGGCATACTGGTTTGGATAGTGCTGTcaaaaaagttttgaaaaaaaaaaaaagttttgaactGAGCCAGTCCAGTCAAGtggctctgtttttgtttgttgttgttctacCTTTTACTCTACAGTTCTGctggtggttttttgttttgtttttggagtCCAAAGATCAACTCATTTTACTGGGTCAATAAGCTGGAACTCCTttggagaaataaaagagaattgcTTTTCTCAGGgcaaatttataaaatgaattaaacatTAGTGGGAAATTCGATTTATACTTGGTCCAGCTTTAACCATGGCTACTGATAACTACAGAGTTCCAACTTTCTGGATTACTTTTCCCCAGCTCAAAACAAGGATCTGAAGCTTGAAGTCACCAACCTGCTTGAGAAACAGAAGCAGGAAGTAGAGATCCTCCAAAATAAAGACACAATTTCTCAATCTACCGACGGGCAAGCTGAGCCAGCCACTCCCCCGGCTCTATTCCTGGAGGCCACTCAGATAGAGGTATGTGCATCTTCAATCAAGCAAGCTCCctctatagaaaaaaatgaaaggattaCAACCCGAATCcatacttttttcctttctaccctttacagttaaaaaaaaacttaacgtATTTTTCAGATGAGGGCTTGAAATGATCAGATGAAGAGCAAACAGCCAGTAGCGGCTGCATAACTTCCTCAGTGCTACTGAGCAAGAGGAGCTAGGAGAGAGCACTTGTGAACTTGCACCCATCCGCTTACGTTTTGGAGTAGATTCTGCTGCTGGCATTTTACTGTTACCAACAACTGCTTTATGGAGAATCGTTTTTCCTGGACCTGTAATATTTATACTCCCTTCTTCCTATGCTTTTCCCTCTACAGCTCTGtgaacaaaaaaaacaagaagaaaagaaactgtcCCATTTGTTGAGTGAGTTGCAAATATCCTATGCAGAGACCACATTGGAACTAGAAAAGACCCGAGACATGCTTATTCTGCAGCGCAAAATCAACGTGTGTTATCAGGTGCGAGAAGAGAGGGcacaggaaggggagagagaaataggcaCGTGGGAACCACTTACCAGACTGGGAATGAGGCAAGACCCTAGTTTCCAGGGCTGATGCAAGGTAACCTGAGGTCCTGTGCAAACACAGAAAGTGCTGTCCTCACACATGCCCACTGGCGTCAGAAGCCAGTGGAGGGGCCGGCGGCAAATGGAAATGGCAGGTGTGAGCCTGCTGGGTTTAAATTTTGCCAGTCCCAGGAAAATATCGCCACAGGGCACTAATAGCACTACCTGTCCTAGAGGGGTCTGTGAGGAATCCAAGTTTTTTCCTAGTAGTTGAATTGGCCCTGCTAAGGAGATAGTGGAGTCTCTTTTACCCAGCAAGTACCAGCTTTTATCTGGGCTCTTTAGTTCTGGGCCACTGAGGTAGAAAAGTTCAGACATTATTTTGTTTCAGGAGGAACTGGATGCAATGATGACAAAAGCCGATAATGAGAATCAAGATCACAATGAAAAAATGGAGAGGCTGAACAGACTCCTAGACCTCAAGAACAATCGTATCAAGCAGCTGGAAGGTATTTTAAGAAGCCATGGCCTCCCACTATCTGGCAAGTCTTAGTATTTTGTTCTCCTCTCCTTGGGACCCATCACAcagctactgtctgtgtccttggcgTATGACTTACCCCTCCTGTTCTTTATCCTACCATCTTTGTTGTTTTAATACATGGCTAGCAGCTTCTTTTGCTCCAGCACATCAGCATCTTCCTCTGATTTCTCCGGAGAGTTTCAACAGGGCCCAGCAATTGCTGAATCTATTTTTGGAATGAGAGCAGATCACCGTTGGCCCTCAGGGTAGTGTAAACATTCCCTCTCTTAAAATTGTTGCCTCAACCCAGGCCTACATAGCAGTTTTTGTGAGATAATAGAATTTCATCACTCATTTCTCATCATCCTTTTATGTGATTTCTCTCTAAACGTCTCTAAATTCTTTGTTATAGTTTGAGGATGTTGGCATAACAGGACATGTGGCTGGACACCTCTGCAAATTTCATTATGTGGTACTTCCTATATTTAGTACAATCACTGCTGACCAGGACCTGGTCTCAGCCTTGTATGTCAAGAAAATTGGCTTTGTTATTACCCAGTGGTGAGAGACCTGACTGACACAAAGCAAAATTCATCGAAGACTGATATTTAAGCCAGCATGTTCGTTTGTTGTATCTGTGATAGTGGCTGCCACGAGAATATTTGAAACCACTGTTCAGGACAGCCCTCTCTCTGGAAAGCAGAATCAGTAAGCAGGTTACTTAGTGAGCATGGAGCTAGAGTAAAGGGAGGTGGGCCATTCTGGGGCGTGGTTTATCCTTGCCAGGGTGAGTCTGTTAAAAGGTCATTGccataaaacaaaggaaatcccTCCTTGGATTGAAATTCTCATGTCTTTCAGTTTCACGGTCTTTCTCCTGGGACAGTGCAGGATAAATACCCTTATCTACTTCTAAGGATTCCTTTATTGTAACTTAATAGGTCTGTCATTACTGGTGAGGCTACAGAGTTTTTCCTATGTTTACCagttatttgtattatttcttttgagAATTGCCTGTTTCTGTTCTTTATCCATTTCTTAACAGTATTTTACTGATTTGTAGAATTTCTTCATATGCTAAGATTGTTAACTCTGTCATGTAATGCAAAATTTTAGATTTGTTTTCTTGAGTTATATTAATCTCATCAATTAAGAAACCCCTGTCAATCTCTGTATTCCATTTATTTTGGGCAGGAAGAAATCCTAATgtgtgcaaaatatttttattctactacTTTTAACTCTTTAAATAGGACCTTCACCATCAACACACTGAAGACTCAAATACTCCCCGATATCAAGTTTCTGGTTGGTTGAACATGGGAGGTAATACACAGATTTGTTAGACTGTCTTACATATCTTTGCATTCCATTGTCAATATTTTCAACCTCTTTCCAATAAGTGTCCTCCTCCACTTTTTACTTCATTACTCTTTAACTTAAAGTGGGATTGCTTTGCCTTCTTATGATGAAGTCAAGTTCTTAACAGAATGAAGATACCTGGGACTGATCTGGCTGGCGAAGGGGAATCCTTTATTAGTGGGGCCCAATGTAAACACAATAGATACCATGACTGCAACTTGCTGTTCTTTCCATGGGTAATAGCCCAACATTTTGGAAATAttcacattttctgttcctaGCACTTCTCTGATGGAATTACCAATTAATTCACAGGACGTTGCTGTCAGCCAGAATGTCATTTGTAGAATAAATTGTGCCTCCAGTGTTTTCCTGAGCTTAGTGTTTACTTTCCTATTACTCCTTTTGAGCCTTACTTCTAAAGGAGATACTGGGTTGTTGAGCCAGCAGAATTCAAAGCTCCTGGTTGTCATTCCGCTGCTTTTCCATTTGAATCACATGGTTTCTTGAAATAATCACAACCTGGACTTCCACCATGGTTTCTAGTCTCCTTTTGTCCACCTTCCTTTATTCTAAGAAAGAGCGCCGTGCCCTTTAATGGATAGGCAGTTTTCTTTCCCCTCTAGCACAGCTCAAAGATGTGGCTTATGGTACCCGACAGATGTCGTTATATCTGGAAACACTGCCAGCCCATAGAGATGAGGATAAAGTGAACATTTCTCTGTTGCATCCAAGTGAGAATCTGTTGGAACTGCACATTCACCAGGCCTTCCTGACATCTGCTGCTCTGGCTCAGGCTGAAGACACGCAACCTACCACTTTCTGCACCTATTCCTTCTATGATTTTGAAACCCACTGTACCCCACTAGCTGTGGGGCCACACCCGCTTTATGACTTCACCTCCCAGTATGTGGTAGAGACAGATTCCCTTTTCTTGCACTACCTTCAAGGGGCTTCAGCCCAGCTTGAGCTTCACCAGGCTCTAGCCAGCGAGCACCACACCCTTGCAGCTGGATGGATTTGCTTTGACAGGGTGCTGGAGACCGTGGAGAGAGTCCATGGCTCTGCCACACTTACTGGTAAGTGCTGTCAGCTTCCCACAGCTCCTGGGTCTAATGCAGAATTTCCCAAAGTCTATAGTTGCTCTTCTGGTGCTCTCCCATGTCCTTTGCCTTTATTCTTGATCCTCGCCACACCATCTGTATCCTCCATGCCTTTCATACTTTCTGCTACCCAGGAGCTGGTGGAGAAGACTTTGGGGTGCTAGAATACTGGATGAGGCTGCACTTCCCCATAAGATCCAGCCTACAGGCATGCAATAAGCGAAAAAAAGCTCAGGCCTACCTGTCAGCCAATGTACTTGGAGCCTGGAGGGCCCAGGAGGATGAGGTGAGAAAAAGGATGTGTCCATGCACCTCTAAGGAGCCTCATCCCAGCAGCTCATGATATCAGCTCATCCTCCCATTGAATGTGAATGGAAGAGAAAAACTGTCACACCACAAGTAGTTCAGATTCTTTCCTTGGTCAAGCCTGAGTTTGAAATGAAACCATGCCCTTGGAGCTAGTTAGCTCCCTGCTGTGAACAAAATAGCTTTTCTGTTCCATTCTCTAAGACAAGGCCTGAGTGCCAGCATCTCCCTCGGATAGCCATCTGCCAGAGCCAGTTTGCAGGCAGGTGAACGTGATTAGGTTTCTCTGTGACCCAGTTCTCTAGGTCAGAGCTCTTGCTCATTAAGGGTGCTGGGCTTCAcctaacagtgatgggcaaccttttgagcttggtgtgtcaaacttcgccaaaaaactgagcataactcgggtagtgtgtcactttgaggaaaaaaacattatttcgcaaatgtttcatcctcaggagcagcaaatgtttcatcctcagcatgcggccgcgtgtcatcagaaatggctacgcgtgtcagtgctgacacgcgtgtcataggttcgccatcactgacctacaaCAACTCTCTTAGGTTGCCCTTTTCCTCCATCCAAGAGCAACATCTCTCCAGTCCAGATCAGAGACTTGGAAGCATCAGAATGAGCTGCAGGTGGAAATCACCAGATGCTGTGGCCTCCAGAGTCGATGGCTGGGAACCCAACCCAGTCCGTATGCCATGTACCGTTTCTTCACCTTTCCTGACCACGACACGGCCATCATTCCAGCCAGTAACAATCCCTACTTTAGAGaccaggctcaattcccagtgctTGTGACTTCTGACCTGGATCAATATCTGAGACGGGAGGCCCTGTCTATATACGTTTTTGATGATGAAGACTCAGAATCTGGCTCCTACCTTGGCAAAGTCCAAGTGCccttgctgcctcttgcacaaaaCAAATCCATTAAAGGTGGGAGTTCAAAGTTACTGCATTGTTATGGTCTTTTCCCAGTGTTGTCTTCCTGTCCTAATTCTAGTTTTCTTTGATTACTTGCTTGGAGCAGTCTCTCTTAAAACCTGCTGAAAGGATTCTAGAATGTTGTCACAAGCGACAGTGCAGACTTAGAGTTTCACTAGTCAGCGGAAACATTGGCTTCTTCTGCTTCAACAACTAAAGCAAGATTCCCAAGTGGGTAGACCCACCAACCTGAAGTCATGCCTTTATTTCTGAACAAACATTTTCCAATTCTGAAATGCTTCCCAGTATTTGTCTTTACTtaagaactatttttatttatttatttatttatttatttatttatttatttatttattttttaatttctttattgattaaggtgtcacatatttgtcctcatccccccattcccatcccacccctctccccatacTTAAGAACTATTGTTTCTTAGTGCACATGACTAGATATCAGATTATAAACTGTCCTTAATACTCCCTCGtaattctcttccttcctttaagTATTAGACACAAGTTAGCAAGAGTTCTATCTATACCACAACTAAgggaaatttcttaaaaataccccctcccccccaaaatggAGCTTAACTTCATATTACCTTACTTTACTTTCATACCCAGGGTTATGGGGTGCACCTAGGAAGGGTCAACTCTCTGGAAGGGTGAGGCAGGGATATCCACGCTCTCATTAAGGAGTGTGATGGATGCAGCCAGTATACCAAGCATGTTTAACAAGCATCTGGATGTGCCAGGAAGTGTGTGAGGATTCTCTCCTCCCAATATCACAAgtgctttaaacaaacaaacaaacaaaaaacaaacaaacaaacaaacaaaaaggctgaCACTTCTGCTCACAAGCCATCCTTTGCCAAAGAGAAGATAAAATGTGAGTCATCTGTTAAATAAATCAGCATTACCAATCAGAAGTCTGGCCTTTGGGAAAAGCTGTTTTGCTTAAGTTTCCTTGGCttttgttattttagaaataaggaCCACTTGAGTATAGATAATGGTTTCCTTTGTATGCCTCAGGCATAGCAAGCATTTGGTAACAGCAATGATAACGTGATCCTGTTTATTGTCTGAGTGACTGGTGACAAGCAAGCTCTACCTATCCATACATCCTTTGACTACCCTTTCTTGAAACCTGGGGATACCCACCTTCCCCTCCAAATATTTAAAGGGAATATTAGAAGTAAATATTCTATGGAAGCATAAATATTCAAGGCCATTCTATGTTACTTCTGAGTGTGTTGCATCATGATTACTTGATGAATGTTAATTGTAAACAATAcggtgaaatttaaaaatggaggcAATAGACAAGGCGCTGATAAATGCTCACTTACCTATTTCATTTGATCAGGTCTTACtaatgtctgtgtgtgtctcaggTGATTTTAACCTCACGGACCCTGCGAGAAAACCCAACGGATCTGTTCAGGTACAGCTGGATTGGAAGTCGTGCTATCTACCTCCCG from Eptesicus fuscus isolate TK198812 chromosome 5, DD_ASM_mEF_20220401, whole genome shotgun sequence harbors:
- the RPGRIP1 gene encoding LOW QUALITY PROTEIN: X-linked retinitis pigmentosa GTPase regulator-interacting protein 1 (The sequence of the model RefSeq protein was modified relative to this genomic sequence to represent the inferred CDS: deleted 2 bases in 1 codon); its protein translation is MLRLCNKDILSNTFEYPSDIPPPSLLLLGFSMLDSSNPPQWSKDLGGEQLQQKVSQLQHQLDAELEEKREVLLQLSRVTAQNKDLKLEVTNLLEKQKQEVEILQNKDTISQSTDGQAEPATPPALFLEATQIELCEQKKQEEKKLSHLLSELQISYAETTLELEKTRDMLILQRKINVCYQEELDAMMTKADNENQDHNEKMERLNRLLDLKNNRIKQLEGILRSHGLPLSAQLKDVAYGTRQMSLYLETLPAHRDEDKVNISLLHPSENLLELHIHQAFLTSAALAQAEDTQPTTFCTYSFYDFETHCTPLAVGPHPLYDFTSQYVVETDSLFLHYLQGASAQLELHQALASEHHTLAAGWICFDRVLETVERVHGSATLTGAGGEDFGVLEYWMRLHFPIRSSLQACNKRKKAQAYLSANVLGAWRAQEDEVALFLHPRATSLQSRSETWKHQNELQVEITRCCGLQSRWLGTQPSPYAMYRFFTFPDHDTAIIPASNNPYFRDQAQFPVLVTSDLDQYLRREALSIYVFDDEDSESGSYLGKVQVPLLPLAQNKSIKGDFNLTDPARKPNGSVQVQLDWKSCYLPPESFPKPDAQTEENGANHGLEISSDEEKASFPPQVVSAEIPIEAGQYPTKKKPPQVGERKEREHQVANYSRRKHGKRTGIQGKNRMEYLSRNFLSGNTLQQVNYTEWKFLGFNISIDDYLKNQQKEEEMTSFPSALIQNEALHPVIDKESCEGASEVSEAQTTDSDDIVTPERQKCPKADSEKMCIEIVSLAFHSEAEVMSDENIKQVYVEYKFYDLPLSETETPVSLRKPRAGEEIHFHFSKVIDLDRLEQKGRRQFLFDMLNGQGPEQGRLKFTVVSDPMDEEKNECQEVGYAYLKLWQIMESGRDIVEQKLDIVSPTDQATPIGSLKVSLQAVAAFHAIYKEMIEDLFS